From Stenotrophomonas maltophilia, a single genomic window includes:
- a CDS encoding putative Ig domain-containing protein, with the protein MVETMTAEQRAMARAMLDSGKIEEVYQFIAGFGHRYARLASGVAVGNMFSGLTALEFLEETAKDHGVPVDDAKIQAVRAGMARGLLDMLDQIANAAGDVVREITADEAWTFHNRIFTELNLPVDSWTLNTPFKLLDEQERAAIWDSMLDSNGRLPWDTKAGIELLVEVVKNAEHDPQGAGTWFLRLGANEDVYSAWLARLSTEMLEDGSGWVARPLDPFLFFTGALMLDAQDGEFNKDQIREFLNALPEVLKLSVKQGSGLTAYGSLQGDAIDGTDEADVLFGQDGADVLSGLAGNDVIDGGTGNDTLNGGAGNDALFGGAGNDTLDGGTGSDQLHGGLGFDTYTIGTGLAGDLDTIVDTDGNGTVIINGNGAWANGLIATSATTWESADGQIKVSHSVANGSKLIIRSGTDTGSVMVDGWSQGHLGITLPEFKPGQGGTGGTGLADFLNPFVNSVPSAAVNLSGGNGRDMIWGTAFGSGDTLDGGEGSDIINGRGGADIITGGVGHDFISGLGSGTIAHGGEGNDVLNAQWNFGFDVRTNSRVPITESGIWRDVEAFFSWSAMQRLGRRDDGSLAIGFDYGLSGMFDFSGASVAPGWTFRFRRLDNDTYTLVYSSATEPDGIALGQGRITTEGGSGITYTSGVSLFGEDGNDQLGGSSAADYLDGGDGDDAISGEGGHDVILAGAGNDQVAGGDGNDSIDGGAGNDEMWGEGGNDLIDGGDGDDLIWGDYYPQSGIVGGGNDILRGGAGNDQLSGQAGDDLLSGGIGNDLLVGGTGNDRLVGEDGDDELQGEDGDDTLDGGNGADRLFGQDGNDVLLGGEGADHLEGGDGNDHLDGGAGKDVLIGGEGDDTLMGGEGDDELWGGTGKDTLSGGEGADTLRGEAGDDVLAGGAGNDMLMGGDGRDTLDGGDGDDELQGGAGNDSLNGGNGADRLFGEDGNDSLYGGAGDDVLAGDGGAGSSGAAGNDYLDGGAGNDVLFGQGGHDELNGGAGDDRLYGDEDNGPGGNDTLRGGAGNDLLSGGAGDDILDGGTGNDVLYGGTGNNQYHFEAGFGIDHVYLQEGNPGSDRITFGSSINQADLHYEAYGLDLIIRHINGADTVVVHNYFASTGAGGIAVGGTDVTDRGRLEEQLELPSLVFGTGGDDSMLGTSGDDSLYGADGNDTLMGLEGNDRLFGGGGDDLLIGGFGHDVLDGGAGNDIYHYDFGHGYDRIINLGSAEAGTDIIRIGPGLTRAMINNVQISGDDLMLAFFTGAGFQSLSLDGFLAGSNRSHIIEFDDGTWMSAEDFVETARSWNGTDGDDTYTATDEGNNLRAGAGNDIVHGQGGNDRIFGGEGDDQLFGGDGNDVIYGDGGADVLDGGAGDDMLYANEFGDGSPDILRGGAGNDRYYISTGYQYGSSPDTVIELEGEGVDTVFAESFSYTLTANVENLVGVFNSSTWHWQNPSYPGWIVHIPRSLVGNDLDNIIQFGKPSYMGSHSGRYYVLDGGAGNDTLIGTEANETYVVDSLGDVIIEGDWGSDNRFSIDTVRASLSYSIANLVNIENLELVGSGDWAGWGNAGNNTLNGRTSMGANHLYGGMGDDRYIISANDTVVELAGEGNDTVVIDAIEDGAPQNQWFDVANFANIENLELGNNLVPDGRGAGTINGGAFHANLRGDAGDNVLTGNGFSNEIRGGGGNDTLKGGDREPNTVYKASRDYLYGEEGNDLLIAGQGGADLHGGTGDDVLRGGYGDDDFHYGIGDGRDTVDSWAGAGRDRVVFGAGIDPDHVTFSRSGLDLIVQVGSDPNDQLTVSSYWYEEGDRLVVRGVIDHFLFADGTVRRGDLHQLPYTNKPPVTLIPFVEFEAIGETAFSAKIPSGMFQDEAQDTLTYSLSENAPAWLVIDPLTGELTGTPPNGGADLSLDIIAADSWGQRTTAWLTVNVRNVLRGTDGADVLAGTQFRDDLHGGAGNDVLSGAGAGDRLYGGEGDDIYVVSDPSQQVIELAGGGDDTVRSGSHRYVLGENVERLELLDGAYEGTGNQGNNTLIGNLGDNRLDGAAGEDRLVGGGGDDTYVVDSAGDVVIEVAGEGIDTVESALDWQLGDHLENLVLTGSGNLSGVGNSLDNELYGNDGNNRLEGGLGADRLYGGLGDDLYIIESAQDRVFEDEGGGLDTIERRFETNLILADNVENLILANGIVSGNGNALDNVINGNAAANKLSGMDGNDTLVGGDGDDQLWGGSGDDVLRGDNGADYLDGGSGADQMSGGAGNDIYIVDNTADTIIELAGGGTDQVQSSASYTLSADLENLFLTGSADINGTGNALGNYLAGNSGSNTLNGGGGNDTLSGGGGNDTLLGGAGNDAYLVDANSGSDVVDNTGGGNDTVFFQNGVTRERLSFSREGDDLLIRIDQAATPAVRVRNHFLGGDWAIDQVQPDGGSSLSAAQINQLVSGGSGGGFDKTITGTSAGEQLVGTAGKDLIEGLGGDDTLFGMAGDDTLRGGDGNDQLAGGNGSAAGSGNDRLEGGAGNDTLRGQDGNNVLVGGSGDDQYIHGGGNDVIDNTGGGVDWLFFQNGITTGQLAFTREGDNLVIVVNGNANQRVTVTNHFLGGDWALDYLQAATGNALNTAAINALVSNGGGDGGGTPGAGNDADYPSKINGTANAEQLVGTSGRDLIKGLAGDDKLFGMGGDDKLEGGDGNDYLSGGNGSFSGSGKDILIGGAGDDQLVGEDGDDMLIGGVGNDTYFYRAGSGADTVDNTGGGTDWLYFDGIDRSRLSYHRDGDDLVVRVDGSAGQQMRVLRHFQGGQYAIAFVQPGDGDYAITADQIASQLTPMTALRTSMTSDAAPAPEGMSLEAELQHLVGAMGAFRAGAATGLVGDVPVQLADVDPSLWAGALHRQEARATLVPG; encoded by the coding sequence ATGGTTGAAACGATGACCGCCGAACAGCGTGCAATGGCGCGGGCGATGCTCGACAGCGGCAAGATCGAGGAGGTGTATCAGTTCATCGCCGGATTCGGGCATCGCTATGCCCGGCTGGCCAGTGGCGTGGCCGTGGGCAACATGTTCTCCGGTCTGACCGCACTGGAGTTTCTGGAGGAAACCGCAAAAGATCATGGAGTTCCGGTAGACGATGCAAAAATCCAGGCCGTGCGCGCGGGCATGGCCCGGGGTCTCCTGGATATGCTTGACCAGATCGCCAATGCGGCCGGTGATGTTGTCCGTGAGATTACCGCCGACGAAGCATGGACCTTCCACAATCGCATCTTCACCGAGCTCAATCTGCCGGTCGATTCCTGGACGTTGAATACGCCGTTCAAGCTGCTGGACGAACAGGAGCGTGCCGCCATCTGGGACTCGATGCTCGACAGCAACGGTCGTCTGCCATGGGACACCAAGGCCGGCATCGAACTGCTGGTCGAGGTGGTCAAGAACGCAGAGCACGATCCGCAGGGCGCCGGCACATGGTTCCTGCGCCTGGGGGCGAACGAGGATGTGTACTCGGCATGGCTGGCGCGGTTGAGCACCGAAATGCTGGAGGACGGCTCCGGATGGGTTGCCCGCCCCTTGGATCCCTTCCTGTTCTTCACCGGCGCGCTGATGCTGGATGCCCAGGACGGGGAGTTCAACAAGGACCAGATCCGCGAATTCCTCAATGCCCTGCCCGAGGTGCTGAAGCTGTCGGTCAAGCAAGGGAGCGGACTGACCGCCTATGGCTCGCTGCAGGGTGATGCCATCGACGGTACCGATGAGGCCGACGTCCTCTTCGGCCAGGATGGCGCAGACGTGCTCTCTGGCCTGGCCGGCAACGATGTGATCGACGGCGGTACCGGCAACGATACCCTGAACGGCGGCGCCGGCAATGACGCACTGTTCGGTGGCGCGGGCAACGATACGCTCGACGGCGGTACCGGCAGCGACCAGTTGCACGGCGGTCTGGGTTTTGACACCTACACCATTGGTACTGGCCTGGCCGGCGATCTGGATACGATCGTCGATACCGACGGCAACGGTACCGTGATCATCAACGGCAACGGCGCTTGGGCCAACGGACTCATCGCGACGTCAGCCACCACCTGGGAGAGCGCCGATGGCCAGATCAAGGTCAGCCACTCGGTCGCCAACGGTTCGAAGCTGATCATCCGCAGTGGCACCGACACCGGCAGCGTGATGGTCGACGGCTGGAGCCAGGGCCACCTGGGCATCACGCTGCCCGAGTTCAAGCCCGGCCAGGGAGGCACGGGAGGCACCGGGCTGGCTGATTTCCTCAATCCCTTCGTGAACAGCGTGCCCAGCGCTGCGGTCAACCTGTCCGGTGGCAATGGCCGCGACATGATCTGGGGAACCGCGTTCGGCAGTGGTGACACCCTGGACGGTGGTGAAGGCAGTGACATCATCAACGGTCGCGGTGGCGCCGACATCATCACCGGCGGCGTCGGCCACGACTTCATCTCCGGCCTGGGATCGGGGACGATCGCGCATGGCGGAGAGGGCAATGATGTCCTCAACGCACAGTGGAACTTCGGCTTTGATGTGCGCACGAATTCACGTGTACCGATTACCGAATCCGGCATCTGGCGCGACGTGGAGGCCTTCTTCAGCTGGAGCGCGATGCAGAGGCTGGGACGCCGCGATGATGGCAGCCTGGCCATCGGCTTCGACTATGGCCTGTCGGGCATGTTCGATTTCAGTGGCGCCTCGGTGGCGCCAGGCTGGACGTTCAGATTCCGGCGCCTGGACAATGATACCTACACCCTGGTCTACAGCAGCGCCACCGAGCCGGATGGCATCGCGCTGGGCCAGGGAAGGATCACCACGGAGGGCGGCTCCGGCATCACCTACACCAGCGGTGTGAGCCTGTTTGGCGAAGACGGCAACGACCAGCTCGGTGGCAGCAGTGCAGCGGATTACCTCGATGGGGGAGATGGTGACGATGCGATCAGTGGAGAAGGCGGCCACGATGTGATCCTGGCCGGGGCCGGCAACGACCAGGTGGCCGGCGGTGATGGCAACGACAGCATCGACGGCGGTGCCGGCAACGACGAGATGTGGGGGGAAGGTGGAAATGACCTGATCGACGGTGGAGACGGTGATGATCTGATCTGGGGTGACTACTACCCGCAATCCGGAATCGTTGGCGGCGGCAACGACATCCTGCGGGGTGGCGCCGGCAATGACCAGCTGTCCGGCCAGGCTGGCGATGATCTGCTGTCCGGCGGCATTGGCAACGATCTTCTGGTTGGCGGTACCGGCAATGATCGCCTGGTGGGCGAAGACGGTGACGATGAGCTGCAGGGCGAAGACGGTGACGACACCCTTGACGGCGGCAATGGCGCCGACCGGCTGTTCGGGCAGGATGGCAATGATGTTCTGCTGGGAGGCGAGGGCGCCGATCATCTGGAAGGTGGCGATGGCAATGATCATCTCGATGGTGGCGCCGGCAAGGATGTGCTGATCGGCGGCGAAGGCGATGACACGCTCATGGGTGGCGAGGGCGACGACGAACTGTGGGGTGGGACTGGCAAGGACACACTGTCCGGTGGCGAGGGCGCCGACACCCTGCGCGGTGAAGCGGGCGACGATGTGCTTGCCGGCGGTGCGGGCAACGACATGTTGATGGGCGGCGATGGGCGCGACACGCTCGACGGCGGCGATGGCGACGACGAGCTGCAGGGTGGCGCCGGCAATGATTCCCTGAACGGCGGCAACGGCGCTGATCGTCTGTTTGGTGAGGATGGCAACGACAGCCTGTATGGCGGCGCCGGTGATGACGTCCTGGCCGGCGATGGCGGTGCCGGCAGTTCCGGTGCGGCTGGCAATGACTATCTCGACGGCGGAGCTGGCAACGACGTGCTGTTCGGGCAGGGCGGGCACGACGAGCTCAATGGCGGAGCCGGCGATGACAGATTGTACGGTGATGAAGACAATGGCCCGGGAGGCAACGATACGCTGCGCGGTGGCGCAGGCAATGACCTGCTGTCCGGCGGCGCCGGCGACGACATCCTGGATGGCGGCACCGGCAATGACGTGCTCTACGGTGGCACCGGCAACAACCAGTACCACTTCGAAGCGGGGTTTGGTATCGATCATGTCTACCTGCAGGAGGGCAATCCGGGTAGTGATCGCATCACCTTCGGTTCAAGCATCAACCAGGCCGACCTGCACTACGAGGCGTACGGGCTGGATCTGATCATCCGCCACATCAACGGCGCTGATACGGTGGTGGTGCACAACTACTTTGCATCCACCGGAGCGGGCGGGATCGCAGTGGGCGGCACCGACGTCACCGATCGCGGCCGCCTGGAGGAACAACTGGAGCTGCCGTCGCTTGTCTTCGGTACCGGCGGTGATGACAGCATGCTGGGCACCAGCGGCGATGACAGTCTGTATGGCGCCGACGGCAACGATACGCTGATGGGCCTGGAGGGCAACGACCGGCTGTTCGGGGGCGGCGGCGATGACCTGCTGATCGGTGGTTTTGGCCATGACGTGCTCGACGGCGGCGCCGGCAACGACATCTATCACTACGACTTCGGTCATGGCTACGACCGCATCATCAATCTGGGCAGCGCCGAGGCGGGCACGGACATCATCCGAATCGGCCCTGGGCTGACTCGGGCGATGATCAACAACGTCCAGATCTCCGGCGATGACCTGATGCTCGCCTTCTTCACCGGCGCGGGGTTCCAGTCACTGAGCCTGGATGGATTCCTTGCCGGGAGCAATCGCAGCCACATCATCGAATTCGACGATGGCACGTGGATGAGCGCCGAGGACTTCGTCGAGACGGCGCGCAGCTGGAACGGTACCGACGGTGACGATACATACACGGCGACCGATGAAGGCAACAACCTGCGTGCCGGTGCCGGCAACGATATCGTCCATGGCCAGGGGGGCAATGATCGAATCTTCGGCGGCGAAGGCGACGATCAGCTGTTCGGTGGCGACGGCAACGATGTGATCTACGGCGATGGCGGCGCGGACGTGCTTGATGGCGGCGCCGGTGACGACATGCTGTATGCCAACGAGTTCGGCGACGGCAGTCCCGATATCCTGCGCGGTGGCGCAGGCAATGATCGCTACTACATCAGCACCGGCTACCAGTACGGCAGCTCCCCGGACACGGTCATTGAACTGGAAGGTGAAGGCGTGGACACCGTCTTTGCCGAGTCCTTCTCGTACACCTTGACGGCCAATGTCGAGAATCTGGTGGGCGTGTTCAACAGCAGTACCTGGCATTGGCAGAATCCGTCCTATCCCGGTTGGATCGTGCACATTCCCCGCAGCTTGGTCGGCAATGATCTGGACAACATCATCCAGTTCGGCAAGCCGTCGTACATGGGCAGCCATAGTGGACGTTATTACGTGCTTGACGGTGGTGCCGGCAATGACACGCTGATCGGAACCGAGGCCAACGAAACCTATGTGGTCGACAGCCTTGGCGATGTGATCATCGAAGGTGACTGGGGCTCTGACAACCGCTTCTCCATTGATACGGTGCGTGCCAGCCTGTCCTATTCGATCGCCAATCTGGTCAACATCGAGAACCTCGAGCTGGTTGGCAGTGGCGATTGGGCAGGTTGGGGCAATGCGGGCAACAACACGCTCAACGGCCGCACGTCGATGGGTGCCAACCACCTGTACGGTGGGATGGGCGATGATCGCTACATCATCAGTGCCAACGATACGGTGGTGGAGCTGGCCGGCGAGGGCAACGATACCGTGGTGATTGACGCCATCGAGGATGGCGCGCCACAGAACCAGTGGTTCGATGTCGCCAATTTCGCAAATATCGAGAACCTGGAGCTGGGCAACAACCTGGTGCCTGATGGACGCGGCGCGGGCACCATCAACGGTGGCGCGTTCCATGCGAATCTGCGCGGCGATGCCGGTGACAACGTCCTGACCGGAAACGGGTTCAGCAACGAGATCCGCGGTGGCGGAGGCAACGATACTCTCAAAGGCGGCGATCGTGAGCCGAACACGGTCTACAAGGCCAGCCGGGACTACCTGTACGGTGAAGAGGGCAATGATCTGCTGATCGCAGGCCAGGGCGGTGCGGACCTGCATGGCGGTACCGGCGATGACGTGCTCAGGGGCGGTTATGGCGACGACGATTTCCACTACGGAATAGGCGATGGTCGCGATACGGTGGATTCCTGGGCCGGCGCCGGCCGCGACCGTGTGGTGTTTGGCGCAGGGATCGACCCGGACCACGTCACCTTCAGTCGCAGCGGTCTGGACCTGATCGTGCAGGTCGGCAGCGATCCGAATGATCAGCTTACGGTCAGCAGCTACTGGTATGAGGAGGGCGACAGGCTGGTGGTGCGTGGGGTGATCGACCACTTCCTGTTCGCCGACGGCACCGTGCGCCGCGGCGATCTGCACCAGCTGCCGTACACCAATAAGCCTCCGGTCACGCTGATCCCGTTCGTCGAGTTCGAGGCCATCGGTGAGACCGCCTTCTCGGCGAAGATTCCCTCGGGCATGTTCCAGGATGAGGCACAGGACACGCTGACCTATTCGCTGAGTGAGAACGCGCCAGCCTGGCTGGTCATCGATCCGCTCACCGGCGAGCTTACGGGCACACCGCCCAATGGCGGTGCGGATCTTTCGCTGGACATCATCGCCGCCGACAGCTGGGGGCAGCGCACCACGGCCTGGCTGACGGTGAATGTACGCAACGTGCTGCGGGGTACCGACGGCGCGGATGTACTTGCCGGCACCCAGTTCCGCGATGATCTGCATGGCGGCGCGGGCAATGATGTATTGAGTGGTGCAGGTGCCGGTGATCGCCTGTATGGCGGTGAGGGCGACGATATCTATGTGGTGAGCGACCCGAGCCAGCAGGTGATCGAACTGGCCGGCGGCGGTGACGACACTGTTCGCAGTGGCAGCCATCGCTACGTGCTGGGCGAGAATGTCGAGCGGCTCGAGCTGCTGGACGGTGCGTATGAGGGGACCGGCAACCAGGGCAACAATACGTTGATCGGCAATCTGGGCGACAACAGGCTTGATGGCGCCGCCGGGGAAGATCGCCTGGTCGGCGGTGGCGGCGATGATACCTACGTGGTCGACAGTGCCGGCGACGTTGTCATCGAGGTGGCCGGCGAAGGCATCGATACCGTGGAGTCGGCGCTGGACTGGCAGCTGGGCGACCATCTGGAGAACCTGGTGCTGACCGGCTCCGGCAACCTGAGCGGGGTTGGCAACAGCCTGGACAACGAGCTGTATGGCAATGATGGCAACAATCGGCTCGAAGGCGGCCTGGGTGCTGATCGTCTGTACGGTGGCCTGGGCGATGATCTGTACATCATCGAGTCGGCCCAGGATCGCGTGTTCGAGGACGAAGGCGGCGGCCTGGATACCATCGAGCGCCGCTTCGAGACGAACCTGATCCTGGCCGACAATGTCGAGAACCTGATCCTGGCCAACGGCATTGTGTCCGGCAACGGCAACGCGTTGGACAATGTCATCAATGGCAACGCTGCGGCAAACAAGCTGAGCGGCATGGACGGCAACGACACCCTTGTCGGTGGTGATGGCGATGACCAGCTATGGGGCGGCAGCGGTGACGATGTCCTGCGCGGTGACAATGGTGCGGACTATCTTGACGGCGGCAGCGGTGCTGATCAGATGAGTGGTGGCGCAGGCAATGACATCTACATCGTGGACAATACGGCGGACACGATCATCGAGCTTGCCGGCGGTGGCACTGACCAGGTGCAGTCTTCGGCTTCCTACACGCTGTCGGCGGATCTGGAGAACCTGTTCCTGACCGGAAGTGCTGACATCAACGGGACCGGCAACGCGCTGGGCAACTACCTGGCGGGCAACAGCGGCAGCAACACGCTCAACGGAGGAGGCGGCAACGACACGCTCAGTGGTGGGGGCGGCAACGATACCCTGCTGGGCGGAGCTGGCAATGACGCCTATCTGGTCGATGCGAACTCGGGCAGCGATGTGGTCGACAATACCGGTGGCGGCAACGATACGGTGTTCTTCCAGAACGGCGTCACCCGGGAGCGGCTGAGCTTCTCCCGCGAGGGGGATGACCTGTTGATCCGGATCGACCAGGCAGCCACGCCGGCGGTGCGCGTGCGCAATCACTTCCTCGGCGGGGACTGGGCCATCGATCAGGTTCAGCCTGACGGAGGCAGTTCACTCAGCGCGGCCCAGATCAATCAGCTGGTGAGTGGCGGCAGTGGGGGCGGATTCGACAAGACCATCACCGGCACCTCGGCGGGAGAGCAGTTGGTGGGCACTGCCGGCAAGGACCTGATCGAGGGACTGGGGGGCGATGACACGCTGTTCGGCATGGCAGGCGACGACACGCTGCGCGGAGGCGATGGCAATGATCAGCTTGCAGGCGGCAACGGCAGCGCTGCGGGCTCCGGCAACGACCGGCTCGAGGGCGGGGCAGGCAACGATACCCTGCGCGGCCAGGATGGCAACAACGTGCTTGTGGGTGGCAGTGGCGATGACCAGTACATCCATGGCGGCGGAAACGATGTGATCGACAATACGGGGGGCGGCGTCGACTGGCTGTTCTTCCAGAACGGCATTACCACCGGACAGCTTGCTTTCACCCGCGAAGGTGACAATCTGGTGATCGTTGTGAACGGAAACGCCAACCAGCGCGTCACGGTGACCAATCACTTCCTCGGCGGTGACTGGGCGCTCGACTACCTGCAGGCTGCCACCGGCAATGCGCTCAACACCGCGGCCATCAATGCGCTGGTCAGCAACGGCGGCGGTGACGGCGGAGGTACGCCGGGCGCCGGAAACGATGCCGACTACCCGTCCAAGATCAACGGTACGGCGAACGCCGAGCAGTTGGTCGGTACCAGCGGGCGTGACCTGATCAAGGGCCTTGCCGGCGACGACAAGTTGTTCGGAATGGGGGGCGATGACAAGCTGGAAGGCGGCGATGGCAATGATTACCTGTCCGGTGGCAACGGCAGCTTCAGCGGATCAGGCAAGGACATCCTGATCGGTGGCGCCGGCGATGACCAGCTGGTGGGCGAAGATGGCGATGACATGCTCATCGGCGGAGTGGGCAACGACACCTATTTCTACCGGGCCGGATCGGGCGCCGATACGGTGGACAACACCGGCGGTGGTACCGACTGGTTGTACTTCGATGGCATTGATCGCAGCCGCCTGAGTTATCACCGTGACGGCGATGATCTGGTCGTCAGGGTGGATGGCAGCGCCGGGCAGCAGATGCGTGTGCTTCGTCATTTCCAGGGTGGGCAGTACGCCATCGCTTTCGTGCAGCCTGGCGATGGTGACTACGCCATCACCGCCGATCAGATTGCCAGTCAGTTGACACCGATGACGGCACTTCGCACCAGCATGACGTCTGACGCTGCGCCTGCGCCGGAGGGAATGTCGCTGGAGGCCGAGCTGCAGCATCTGGTAGGGGCCATGGGCGCGTTCCGGGCAGGTGCTGCCACCGGGCTCGTTGGCGATGTACCTGTGCAGCTGGCCGATGTCGACCCATCCCTGTGGGCGGGTGCACTGCACCGTCAGGAGGCGCGCGCCACACTTGTGCCGGGCTGA
- a CDS encoding HlyD family type I secretion periplasmic adaptor subunit, with protein sequence MKHRLQAAGDFLRRYGRVAGAAWKARAQMEAPQRTADERDFLPAHLELIETPISPTSRWSMRIIIALFCVALLWACIGQLDIVAVAPGKTVVNSRTKVVQPAETAVVRRILVRDGQAVKAGELLIELEGAGTGAELAQADEALTNARLAALRLDALLVAFDTGNVPQLPLDSRLPAQRLADEQVLVRSQFDAFQARRNGLQAGIQQRQAELHTTEGLIQPLSDSAQIARTRAADYARLVEGNYVGRHDYLLREQERIAAERDLATQRNRVQELRSALLAAREELRVLVTDTRQQALDELRKAQEQIGQMGPEVAKTGQRNRQMTLRAPVDGTVQQLTVHTVGGVVTPAQPLLVVVPSGDGMEVEATLLNKDIGFVRPGQAVTIKIDSFPYTRYGYLTGTVVSVSHDAAQDEQLGLVFPARIRLDRSELDIGGVKVRMSAGMSLSAEIKTGRRRVIDYLLSPLQQHAQESLRER encoded by the coding sequence ATGAAGCATCGGTTGCAGGCTGCAGGCGATTTCCTGCGACGATATGGGCGCGTGGCCGGTGCAGCCTGGAAGGCACGGGCGCAGATGGAGGCGCCACAGCGAACGGCAGATGAGCGTGACTTCCTGCCCGCCCACCTGGAGTTGATCGAGACCCCCATTTCGCCAACGTCACGCTGGAGCATGCGGATCATCATCGCGCTGTTCTGCGTGGCGCTGTTATGGGCATGCATCGGCCAGCTGGACATCGTAGCGGTGGCTCCGGGCAAGACTGTCGTCAACTCACGGACCAAGGTGGTACAGCCGGCCGAGACTGCGGTGGTGCGTCGCATACTGGTGCGCGACGGGCAGGCGGTGAAAGCGGGTGAACTGCTGATCGAGCTGGAGGGGGCGGGCACCGGGGCGGAGCTCGCCCAGGCTGACGAAGCGCTGACCAATGCACGGTTGGCGGCGCTGAGGCTTGATGCATTGCTGGTGGCCTTCGACACGGGCAACGTGCCGCAGCTGCCTCTGGACAGCAGGCTGCCTGCGCAGCGGCTGGCGGACGAACAGGTGCTCGTGCGCAGCCAGTTCGACGCATTCCAGGCCCGGCGCAATGGCTTGCAGGCCGGCATCCAACAGCGCCAGGCAGAGCTTCACACCACCGAGGGCCTGATCCAGCCGCTGAGCGATTCGGCGCAGATCGCACGCACCCGTGCGGCGGACTATGCGCGCCTGGTGGAGGGCAACTACGTAGGGCGGCATGACTATCTGCTGCGCGAACAGGAACGCATCGCCGCCGAGCGGGACCTGGCCACGCAGCGCAATCGGGTGCAGGAGCTGCGCTCGGCACTGCTGGCGGCACGGGAAGAACTGCGCGTGCTGGTCACCGATACCCGGCAACAGGCCCTTGATGAACTGCGCAAGGCCCAGGAGCAGATCGGGCAGATGGGGCCGGAAGTGGCCAAGACCGGTCAGCGCAACCGTCAGATGACGTTGCGCGCGCCAGTGGACGGAACGGTGCAGCAGCTGACCGTACACACCGTGGGCGGGGTGGTGACGCCGGCACAGCCGCTGTTGGTGGTGGTGCCCAGTGGTGATGGCATGGAAGTGGAGGCAACGCTGCTCAACAAGGATATCGGCTTCGTACGGCCGGGCCAGGCGGTCACCATCAAGATCGACAGTTTCCCCTACACACGTTACGGCTATCTCACCGGTACCGTCGTGAGCGTCTCCCATGATGCGGCACAGGATGAGCAACTGGGCCTGGTGTTTCCTGCACGCATCCGCCTGGACCGTTCCGAGCTGGATATAGGCGGCGTCAAAGTGAGGATGAGTGCTGGCATGAGCCTGTCCGCAGAAATCAAGACGGGGCGGCGGCGGGTCATCGACTATCTGCTCAGCCCTCTTCAGCAGCACGCGCAGGAATCGCTGCGTGAACGCTGA